From Vairimorpha necatrix chromosome 9, complete sequence, one genomic window encodes:
- a CDS encoding phosphomannomutase, producing MSEYTKDNTIFLFDVDGTLTPSRCPATQDILNLLKNLRKKVKIGFVGGSNIEKQIEQVGDNCLSLFDYAFPENGLSFYKNGKLVEQERIIDFMKEDLYKKFVNFCLSYLSKIDIPIKRGTFIEYRDSMINISPIGRNCSSEERLDFYNFDKKEKIREKMVEALRNEFDKDDMDFVIGGQISIDCFPKGWDKRYCLKHIKNEGIRNVIFFGDMTQPGGNDYEIFRHPEVKGIRVSGPEDTIKKVDEELRKINL from the coding sequence atgTCTGAATACACCAAAGATAACACCATCTTCTTATTCGACGTAGACGGAACTCTTACTCCTTCAAGATGTCCTGCTACTCAGGACATCTTGAACCtcttaaaaaatctaagaAAAAAAGTCAAAATTGGTTTCGTAGGTGGAtcaaatattgaaaaacaAATTGAACAAGTAGGAGATAATTGTCTATCTCTTTTTGATTATGCATTCCCAGAAAATGGTctaagtttttataaaaatggtaAACTTGTTGAACAAGAAAGaattattgattttatgAAAGAAGATCTTTACAagaaatttgtaaatttctGTCTTTCTTATCTTAGTAAAATTGATATACCAATAAAAAGAGGTACATTTATTGAATATAGAGATTCTATGATTAATATTTCACCAATAGGTAGAAATTGTTCATCAGAAGAAAgattagatttttataattttgataaGAAAGAGAAAATAAGAGAGAAAATGGTAGAAGCATTGAGAAATGAATTTGATAAAGATGATATGGATTTTGTAATAGGAGGACAAATAAGTATAGATTGTTTTCCTAAAGGATGGGATAAGAGATATTGTTTGAAgcatattaaaaatgaaggAATAAGAAATGTGATCTTTTTTGGGGATATGACACAACCAGGGGGAAATGATTATGAGATATTTAGACATCCAGAAGTGAAAGGAATAAGAGTCAGTGGGCCTGAGGACACAATAAAGAAAGTAGATGAAGAactaagaaaaataaacttatga
- a CDS encoding deoxyuridine 5'-triphosphate nucleotidohydrolase, giving the protein MFKIEYLPGASKIQNINGIYKCFAYEDGFIDPNKGGLISVGFKMQVTKEYFIYVFSTKYHGLGGVGDSDYRGIFNIIVFNNTEEVIKYKKGEYVGNISIIRIN; this is encoded by the coding sequence ATGTTCAAAATTGAGTATCTTCCTGGCGCCTCTAAGATTCAGAATATTAATggtatttataaatgttttgCTTATGAAGATGGGTTTATAGACCCAAATAAGGGCGGCCTGATCAGCGTGGGCTTCAAGATGCAAGTCACTAAGgagtattttatttatgtgtTCAGTACTAAATATCATGGCCTAGGGGGAGTGGGGGACTCAGACTACAGGGGAATATTCAATATAATagtatttaataatacagAAGAAGTAATAAAGTATAAGAAAGGGGAGTATGTAGGGAATATATCAATTATAAGAATAaactaa
- a CDS encoding glycerol-3-phosphate dehydrogenase [NAD(+)] translates to MNIGIIGTGNWGTTVAHMISKNVLKNKDKFNKDIIIWGIQEEYNNQTMSDLINKEHENKKYLPNIKLGDNIKYTDKEESFKDIDIIIVALPHQFINTLYKFIPHLKEDIIVLSVIKGVLEGNVYPQEAEYVQDGRNVYKEDNVHKEGSVYKDKNVYKDDGKYARDGQCSQQEDNVYKSTYKEGGNYGSFSLVSEHINKIFKCTTNTLMGANIARDVARGINGDILYKSEGTLGYSKESDKEILYSLLTSEAYKISCTKDLIGVELCGSLKNIIALGYGVTEGLGCSKNTSIFYLRRGFLEMKKFLETFYPSTSSLTLFESCGIADLIVSITSGRNYKYGKAKAEENISEGEFEERIGNQKIQGVGTVNCVYNYVLIEKKLEEFPIFVGIWKIFCDNGPCEQILQTF, encoded by the coding sequence ATGAATATAGGAATCATTGGTACAGGTAACTGGGGCACTACAGTAGCACACATGATCTCAAAAAATGTACTAAAAAACAAGgacaaatttaataaagatattATCATCTGGGGTATACAGGAAGAATATAATAATCAGACCATGTCtgatttaataaacaaagaaCATGAGAATAAGAAATATCTCcctaatataaaattaggGGATAATATCAAGTATACAGACAAAGAGGAATCATTTAAGGATattgatattattatagTGGCACTGCCTCATCAATTTATAAACACCCTGTATAAATTCATACCACATTTGAAAGAAGACATAATAGTACTGTCAGTAATCAAAGGAGTACTAGAAGGGAATGTGTATCCTCAAGAAGCGGAATATGTTCAAGATGGAAGAAATGTGtataaagaagataatGTGCATAAAGAAGGAAGTGTATATAAAGATAAGAATGTGTATAAAGATGATGGAAAATATGCTCGAGATGGACAATGCTCTCAGCAAGAAGATAATGTGTATAAAAGTACATACAAAGAAGGAGGAAATTATGGTTCATTTAGTCTTGTAAGTGaacatattaataaaatattcaagTGTACTACTAATACACTCATGGGGGCAAATATAGCCAGAGATGTAGCACGAGGAATAAATGGTgacattttatataaaagtgAAGGGACACTGGGATACTCTAAAGAATCAGacaaagaaatattatactCATTACTAACTAGTGAAGCATACAAGATATCTTGTACTAAAGATTTAATAGGAGTAGAACTTTGTGGATctctaaaaaacataatagCTTTAGGATACGGAGTCACAGAAGGATTAGGGTGTTCAAAGAACACATCAATCTTCTATTTAAGAAGAGGATTCTTAGAAATGAAGAAGTTTCTAGAGACATTTTACCCTAGTACATCTTCATTGACTCTTTTTGAATCATGTGGGATAGCAGACTTAATAGTGTCTATTACTAGTGGGAggaattataaatatggGAAGGCTAAAGCAGAGGAAAATATTAGTGAAGGGGAATTTGAAGAAAGAATAGGGAATCAGAAGATACAAGGAGTGGGGACAGTGAATTGTGTGTATAATTATGTATTGATAGAGAAGAAATTAGAAGAATTTCCTATATTTGTGGGGATATGGAAGATATTCTGTGATAATGGGCCATGTGAACAAATACTgcaaacattttaa
- a CDS encoding DNA-directed RNA polymerases I and III subunit has protein sequence MPIEISYDKSTENTVKIKIHNETHTLGSSLSEKLTKDPRCLFSAYSVLHPKDDFMYLRVGCDKTISVKDCIVENLVELENMTQDIINQIK, from the coding sequence ATGCCCATAGAAATTTCTTATGATAAATCTACAGAGAACACTGTAAAGATCAAAATCCACAATGAGACACACACCCTAGGGAGCTCCCTCTCAGAGAAACTTACTAAAGATCCAAGATGCCTCTTTAGTGCTTACAGTGTCCTCCACCCTAAAGACGACTTCATGTATCTCAGAGTGGGATGTGACAAGACAATATCAGTGAAGGATTGTATAGTGGAGAATTTAGTAGAACTTGAGAATATGACACAAGACATAATCaaccaaataaaataa